CATACGAGCGATTTGGTGCGTCTGTTGGGACAGGTGAGCCCAAACGGGTTCGAATGTTGCCGAAGTGTTCGCGTATGGCCTGCTCAGCCCGGAGGGCGTCGCCGGAGCGCACCGCTTCCAGAATCTCGCGGTGCTGACGACAGGTGATCTTGGGGTCCGGTGGTACGTCCACGAGATCCGTCCGGACCCGGTGGAAAGCGTCCCAAAACGCTTCCAGAACCTCGCCCAGGAGCAGGTTTCCGAGGCCGCGGTACAGCGTGGCGTGAAACGCACGGTCGGTCTCGGCCCGCACCTCGCCCTCCGGGGAGGCCGCCTCGGCCTCCATCCGTGCGACGAGCGCGTCCAGTTCGGCCAGGTCGGCCTCGGGTACGCGGCCCGCGAGGCGCGCGATGAGCCCGGTCTCCACGGCCTCCCTCAGCTCCAGGAGCTGGAGCAGGCTGTCCTCGCCGCGGTAGTGGCCCGCGACCGTGCGGAAGGCCAGGCCCTCGATCATCGGTGCGACCGACATCGGGCCGACATACGTCCCGAAACCGTGCCGGATCTCCACGATTCCCATGGCCTGGAGGGCCTTCAGGGCCTCCCGCACGGAGTTCCTGCTGACCCCGAGGCGCTCCATCAGCTCGGGCTCGGTCGGCAGCGAGGCCCCGGAGGGCAGCCTCGAATCGATGATCAGCTTCTTGATCCGCTCCTGGATGTCTCGCGCCATGGCGACACGGTAGCGGTACGCGCACGGCGGCCGGTCCCTGTACGGCGGCCGGTCCCCGTACGGGAACGACGAAGGCCCTCCGCGTGAACGGAGGGCCTTCGCTGTCTGTGCGCCGCCAGGGACTCGAACCCCGGACCCGCTGATTAAGAGTCAGCTGCTCTAACCAACTGAGCTAGCGGCGCCTGCTGACCTGGAGAACTCTACCGGATGTCCGGGGGTGCTCCGAACCACCCGGCGGGCGCCCGCCGGGCCCGGGCGGTGGGGAGGCGGGGGCGCCGGGGGAGGCAATGCATCATTCGGACCGTCAACATGCGGTATCCCGGGACGGTTGAGAAACTGACGGACGTGCAGATGCGAGAACATTCTTTTCCGGGGTGTGAGGGGAATCGCATGGAGACCGCTCCGGCATTCGAGGAATTCACCCCCGAGAGCGACTGCGACTGTCCCGGCTGTATTCAATGGCGGCGCACGGCGCCGCACGCTCTCCCGCCCCGGCTCGGCGGCCACCCCGCGGCATACGGCGCGCGCCGCGCGCTCGTCCTCGCCGCGGCCGCGGGCACCGTGCTCGGCGGCCAGACGCTGCCCGCGGCGGCATCCGCCGAGGTGGGAGGCCACCTGGCGGACAGGGGCGCGAGCCCGGGCGCGGGCCTGAGGGTGGCTCCCGCCGACGAAGGACCCGGCACCCCGCAAGGCGGCAAGAGCCCGCTGCACGGCCGCACGGCCACCGCCGCACCGGGCCCGCCGGGCGTCGCCGCCGTCCGGGCGACCACCCGGGCGGCGATCATCAACCGGGCCGAGAAGTGGGTCGCGGCGCAGGTGCCGTACCGCATGGACGCGTACTGGTCCGACGGCTACCGGCAGGACTGCTCGGGCTTTGTCTCGATGGCCTGGAACCTGAGCGGAAACGAATGGACGGGCAGTCTCGGCACGTATGCCGTGCGCATTGCCAAGGACCAGCTGCAGCCCGGCGACATTCTTCTGTTCCACAATCCGGCGGACCCCAACAAGGGATCGCACGTCACCCTTTTCGGGGGCTGGACGGACTCCGCGCACACGCAATACCTCGCCTACGAACAGGCGCGTCCGCACGCCAGGAAACAGGCGACTCCCTATGCCTACTGGACCAACGGGAACCGCTATCTGGCCTACCGCTACAAGGGCGTGGGCGGCGGCACCCCGGGCGGCTCGGGCTCGGCGGACTCCGCCACGACCCGGTACCCGGGCGCGGGGTCCTTCGGTCCCGGGGCGAACAACGGATACGTGACGCAGCTCGGCAGGGCACTGGTCGCCCGCGGGGGCAAACGGTTCTACCGGTCGGGCCCGGGGCCCCGCTGGAGCGACGCCGACCGCAGGGCGACGCAGGCGTTCCAGCTGGCGCAGGGCTGGCGGGGCAAGGACGCGGACGGGCTGCCGGGGCCGACGACGTGGACGTACCTGATGAAGGGGAAGGGCCGGGACATCCCGAAGGCGGGCGCGCCGGGGCCCGGCGCCGCCGCGGGCGCCACCGCGGGCGCCCCGGCCTACCCGGGGCGTGACATCTTCCGGCCCGGCCGCTCGCACCCGGCGATCGAGCGGCTCGGCAGACAGCTGGTGAGGAAGGGCTTCGGCAAGCACTACGCACGGGGCCCGGGCCGAACCTGGAGCGAGAGCGACCGCCGCAACGTGGAGGCGTTCCAGCGCTCCCAGGGCTGGCGCGGCACGGCAGCCGACGGCCATCCGGGGCCGGAGACGTGGCGGCGGTTGTTCCGGTGAGCGGGGCGGCGGAGGTGCCGGGGGGCGGGGCGCCGCTGGCGGGCGGAGTGAGTCCGCCGGTGGGTGGTGTGAGTCCGGTGGCGGGTGGCGTGGGTCCGGTGGCGGTGGCGGGTGCGGTGAGTCCGCTGGTCAGTGACGCGAGCTCTTCGGCGGGCGCGGTGAGTCCGCCAGTGGGTGGCGTGGGGCCTTCGGTGGGCGTGGTGAGTCCGCCGGTGGACGACGCGAGGCCGCCGGGTCGGCGGTGTGTGCACGTACGAGATCGAGGTCCGAACGAGTCGGAGGCACGGATGAGTGCGACGGCAGCTTCACAGCCCCAGTCCCCCCAGTCCCGCCAGTCCCCGCAATCCCCTCCGTCCTCTCAGACTCCTCCGTCCTCTCAGGCCCCTCCGTCCTCGCAGTCCCCTCAGCCGTCGCAGTCCGACGGGGTCTCCGAGTCCGGTGTGCGTGCGCTGCGGGTGATTCAGAGCGAGGCCACCACCGAGATCCCCGTGCACCTCCTCTTCCGTGACGACCCGGACGACGCGACGGGCGTTCCGCTCGCGCCCGCCGTGGTGCGGCGCAGGCAGGGGTCGGGGGAGCAGCCGCGGGTGACGCGGCGGAGCACGCCGTACGTGACCGCGCCGGTCGCCCGGCCCGTGCCCGACGTCGACCCGGCTCTCGTGGCGCGCCGGGCGCGCGTCCTGCCGGGGCTCGCCGGGGTGCTCGGCGGATGCGCGGGCGTCGCCGGGTGCGCGCTCTCGATGTGGTGGGCGGGCGTGCTGCCGGAGCCCGCGCTGCGGGTGACGGGGCTGCCCGGGTACGAGGGCGCCGGGCTCGGCGCCGCACAGTGGGCGTCGCTCGCCGGGTCGGGGACGCTCGGCCTCTTCGGGTTCGGCGGACTCGCGCGCGGGCGGGTCGGGCGGGCCTGGGTGCTCACCCTCTTCGGCCGCTACCGGGGCACGGTCCGCCGCACCGGCCTCATGTGGGTCAACCCGCTGCTGCTGCGCCGCCGTGTCGACGTACGGCTGCGGCACTGGCGG
The window above is part of the Streptomyces venezuelae genome. Proteins encoded here:
- a CDS encoding FadR/GntR family transcriptional regulator, which gives rise to MARDIQERIKKLIIDSRLPSGASLPTEPELMERLGVSRNSVREALKALQAMGIVEIRHGFGTYVGPMSVAPMIEGLAFRTVAGHYRGEDSLLQLLELREAVETGLIARLAGRVPEADLAELDALVARMEAEAASPEGEVRAETDRAFHATLYRGLGNLLLGEVLEAFWDAFHRVRTDLVDVPPDPKITCRQHREILEAVRSGDALRAEQAIREHFGNIRTRLGSPVPTDAPNRSYDR
- a CDS encoding peptidoglycan-binding protein, with translation METAPAFEEFTPESDCDCPGCIQWRRTAPHALPPRLGGHPAAYGARRALVLAAAAGTVLGGQTLPAAASAEVGGHLADRGASPGAGLRVAPADEGPGTPQGGKSPLHGRTATAAPGPPGVAAVRATTRAAIINRAEKWVAAQVPYRMDAYWSDGYRQDCSGFVSMAWNLSGNEWTGSLGTYAVRIAKDQLQPGDILLFHNPADPNKGSHVTLFGGWTDSAHTQYLAYEQARPHARKQATPYAYWTNGNRYLAYRYKGVGGGTPGGSGSADSATTRYPGAGSFGPGANNGYVTQLGRALVARGGKRFYRSGPGPRWSDADRRATQAFQLAQGWRGKDADGLPGPTTWTYLMKGKGRDIPKAGAPGPGAAAGATAGAPAYPGRDIFRPGRSHPAIERLGRQLVRKGFGKHYARGPGRTWSESDRRNVEAFQRSQGWRGTAADGHPGPETWRRLFR
- a CDS encoding SPFH domain-containing protein → MSATAASQPQSPQSRQSPQSPPSSQTPPSSQAPPSSQSPQPSQSDGVSESGVRALRVIQSEATTEIPVHLLFRDDPDDATGVPLAPAVVRRRQGSGEQPRVTRRSTPYVTAPVARPVPDVDPALVARRARVLPGLAGVLGGCAGVAGCALSMWWAGVLPEPALRVTGLPGYEGAGLGAAQWASLAGSGTLGLFGFGGLARGRVGRAWVLTLFGRYRGTVRRTGLMWVNPLLLRRRVDVRLRHWRSEPMPAVDRSGVALRVVLLVVWRVKDPARATLAVEDHQEYLRECVEATTARVLSRLPADAFHEDGPTLRDADAVGAALTRALAADAEAVGVEIFSAQPSRIEYAPEVADVMRRRRVAALDARHRDTVLTSVVDSVEDTVTRLTTRGLVELDDYERKALVKDLTVAFYTGHGEHR